Proteins from a single region of Thermonema lapsum:
- a CDS encoding leucine-rich repeat domain-containing protein yields MHIEGIHFVVNNQGKRVAVQIDLNKHRELWDEFYFQWILMKWWQELDRYWKATLREVVRLDQDEPSVQDLMNIANLRSLRLTYPEMDDLSPVAVLEELEDLIIAHTAITDLSPVSNLPHLYHLDLMHTQVQSIEPLRHLRGLHELYLHHTAVTDLSPLQNMHYLQILAIGETKIENIEALAHTRRLQKLFAAHCKVKDISPLQYCEKLEVLNLKYTPVKDISPLKKLRSLEQVYLQGTQVEDLEPLRGKPYLQELGISHTPIKTLEPIWQLRGLRTLYCYHTQVPQEEIERFKQEHPRCKVVEVAMEVAELRSEEED; encoded by the coding sequence ATGCACATTGAAGGCATTCACTTTGTGGTAAACAATCAGGGGAAACGAGTTGCTGTACAAATAGACCTCAACAAGCATCGCGAGCTGTGGGATGAGTTTTATTTTCAGTGGATTTTGATGAAATGGTGGCAAGAGCTGGACCGCTATTGGAAAGCTACCCTGCGCGAAGTAGTTCGTTTGGACCAAGACGAGCCTTCTGTGCAAGATTTGATGAACATTGCTAATCTGCGTTCTTTGCGCCTCACCTATCCCGAAATGGATGATTTAAGCCCCGTAGCAGTACTTGAAGAGCTTGAGGATTTGATTATTGCCCATACTGCCATTACAGACCTGTCGCCGGTAAGCAACCTACCTCACCTTTATCATTTGGACCTAATGCATACCCAGGTCCAGTCTATAGAACCGCTACGCCACTTGCGCGGGCTACACGAATTATACTTGCATCACACGGCGGTAACCGACCTGAGCCCCTTACAGAATATGCACTACCTCCAGATACTGGCAATTGGGGAAACCAAGATTGAGAACATCGAAGCGCTGGCACACACACGCCGTCTTCAGAAGTTGTTTGCAGCACACTGCAAAGTGAAAGATATAAGCCCCTTGCAGTATTGCGAAAAATTAGAAGTGCTTAACTTGAAATATACCCCAGTAAAAGACATCTCGCCTTTAAAAAAGCTGCGCAGCTTAGAACAGGTATATCTGCAAGGCACCCAAGTAGAAGATTTGGAGCCATTGCGCGGCAAGCCATACTTGCAGGAGCTGGGCATCAGCCACACCCCCATCAAAACCTTAGAACCTATCTGGCAGCTGCGCGGTTTACGCACCCTGTATTGCTACCATACCCAAGTGCCACAAGAAGAAATAGAACGCTTCAAACAAGAACACCCTCGCTGCAAAGTGGTAGAAGTAGCCATGGAAGTAGCAGAACTGCGCAGCGAAGAGGAAGATTAG
- the rfbD gene encoding dTDP-4-dehydrorhamnose reductase: protein MSTQKILITGSNGLLGQKLLALLGQDENIQIIATSRGTPRAPLPANAVYISLDVSRADEVEKVVKLHRPDAIIHTAAKTQVDECELNPQDCYLQNVEAVRNVAQAAAQMRAFLLHLSTDFIFDGTAGPYKEEDTPNPISVYGKSKLEAETLIQSIKGLQWAIARTVLVYGYSPTLSRSNIVLWAIEALEQGKPIKVVDDQWRTPTLAEDLADGCARIVAQRAGGIWHLSGKELMTPYEMVMRIARYFGYPTDTVERADASSFTQPAKRPPKTGFIIDKAMTQLGYQPHSFEKGLALIHKQMQRESISKDV, encoded by the coding sequence ATGAGTACACAGAAAATCCTAATTACTGGCTCCAACGGGCTTTTAGGGCAAAAATTGTTAGCTCTTTTAGGACAAGACGAAAACATTCAGATTATTGCCACCTCGCGCGGCACTCCCCGTGCTCCCCTGCCTGCCAATGCCGTGTATATCAGCTTGGATGTAAGCCGAGCAGATGAAGTGGAGAAAGTAGTGAAACTGCACCGCCCCGATGCTATCATTCACACAGCTGCCAAAACCCAAGTAGATGAGTGCGAGCTGAACCCCCAAGACTGCTATCTGCAAAATGTAGAAGCCGTACGCAACGTAGCACAAGCCGCCGCCCAAATGAGGGCTTTTCTTCTTCATTTGTCCACCGACTTCATTTTCGATGGAACGGCAGGTCCTTACAAAGAAGAAGACACGCCCAACCCTATCAGTGTTTATGGAAAAAGCAAGCTGGAAGCCGAAACACTCATTCAGTCTATAAAAGGGCTACAGTGGGCAATTGCCCGCACGGTCTTGGTGTATGGCTATTCGCCCACACTCAGCCGTAGCAATATAGTGCTATGGGCGATAGAAGCACTTGAACAAGGCAAGCCCATCAAGGTAGTAGATGACCAATGGCGAACCCCCACACTCGCAGAAGACTTAGCTGACGGCTGCGCTCGTATCGTAGCACAGCGTGCCGGTGGTATTTGGCATTTATCGGGCAAAGAGCTGATGACACCTTACGAAATGGTCATGCGCATTGCCCGCTACTTTGGTTATCCGACCGACACAGTAGAACGAGCAGATGCATCTTCATTTACGCAGCCGGCTAAACGCCCCCCTAAAACCGGCTTTATAATAGACAAAGCCATGACACAGCTGGGCTATCAGCCACACAGCTTTGAAAAGGGCTTGGCACTTATTCACAAGCAAATGCAGAGGGAAAGCATAAGCAAAGATGTTTAA
- a CDS encoding ComEA family DNA-binding protein, with protein MNDAAMRPLIDFLHRQFLMHRRELYGMALLTLLLGLWLGSSQLATHFFSKTLPPLTPPLLDSLASTLPSDGGNVSVHNKAKKFPSPAQELFDFDPNTATLAEWQRLGAPQWLAQRIINYRNKGGYFYKKEDLQKIYGFPQGLYQALAPYIKINPSNKPNSSVESQTNAFIRPSYKEDKSPLIIELNTADTTALKQLRGIGSVYARRIVHYRELLGGFHSVEQLKEVYGLPEETYQSMLPFITIDTAQLRRIRINEADAETLARHPYLDKRKAKAMVAYRLQHGPFHSIDDLKKIKVLSEEEVNKLAPYLAF; from the coding sequence ATGAATGACGCTGCTATGCGCCCACTCATCGACTTTTTACACCGTCAATTCTTAATGCATCGTCGTGAGTTGTACGGCATGGCACTGCTCACACTACTTCTGGGCTTATGGCTGGGCAGTTCTCAATTGGCTACCCATTTCTTCAGCAAAACCCTCCCCCCTCTTACTCCACCTCTGCTCGACAGCTTGGCTTCTACCCTACCTTCCGACGGCGGTAATGTATCGGTGCACAACAAAGCGAAGAAGTTCCCTTCTCCTGCGCAAGAATTGTTTGATTTTGACCCCAATACCGCTACTTTGGCTGAGTGGCAACGCTTGGGCGCTCCGCAATGGTTAGCGCAGAGAATTATCAACTACCGAAACAAAGGTGGATATTTTTACAAGAAAGAAGACTTGCAAAAAATATATGGTTTTCCACAAGGGCTATATCAGGCTTTAGCTCCCTACATAAAAATAAACCCTTCCAATAAACCAAATTCCTCTGTTGAATCCCAAACAAATGCCTTCATAAGACCTTCCTATAAGGAAGATAAAAGTCCCCTAATCATAGAACTGAATACTGCCGATACCACTGCCCTCAAACAATTGCGTGGTATAGGTAGTGTGTATGCTCGGCGCATTGTGCATTATCGCGAGCTATTGGGCGGTTTTCATTCGGTAGAGCAGTTGAAGGAAGTGTATGGGCTGCCCGAAGAGACCTATCAAAGTATGCTGCCTTTCATCACCATAGATACAGCCCAGCTGCGTCGGATTCGTATCAATGAAGCCGATGCCGAAACCCTCGCTCGGCATCCTTATCTCGATAAAAGAAAAGCCAAAGCGATGGTAGCCTACCGTTTGCAGCATGGTCCTTTTCACAGCATAGACGATTTGAAGAAAATAAAAGTGCTCAGTGAGGAAGAAGTAAACAAATTGGCACCTTATCTTGCCTTTTAG
- a CDS encoding MerR family transcriptional regulator: MGQYSIKEIEHLSGIKAHTLRMWEQRYGVVTPKRSDSNIRYYDDADLRRLMNIALLTKHGMRISKVVKMSDRELREAVMQLESQGSGQEEMIDALTLAMLELDEYRFEKVISTAIIKHGFDKAFLEIVHPFMKRVGLLWQTSAICPAHEHFISCLIRQKLIVAIDAQAVNPHSNKPRFLLMLPEGEWHELSLLFSHYLIKKQGFPVLYLGQSVPMQDVVEAYRQWNPKYLLTVLTSYPPIKEMQAFIYELSESFPDSSVLITGHNVVGQGWELPENVQLINKMEDLVFLLQSID, encoded by the coding sequence ATGGGACAATACAGTATTAAGGAGATAGAGCATCTGTCGGGCATCAAGGCACATACCCTACGCATGTGGGAACAACGTTATGGTGTAGTAACTCCCAAACGCAGCGATAGCAACATACGCTACTATGACGATGCCGACCTGCGGCGGCTCATGAATATCGCTTTGCTTACCAAGCACGGCATGCGCATATCGAAGGTTGTTAAAATGAGCGACCGGGAGCTGCGAGAGGCAGTTATGCAACTTGAATCGCAGGGCAGCGGACAGGAAGAAATGATTGATGCCCTCACTTTGGCAATGCTTGAACTGGATGAATACCGCTTCGAAAAAGTGATTTCCACAGCCATTATCAAGCATGGCTTCGATAAGGCGTTTTTGGAAATTGTGCATCCTTTTATGAAACGAGTAGGGCTCTTGTGGCAGACCTCAGCCATTTGCCCCGCACACGAGCATTTTATTTCCTGCCTCATACGGCAAAAACTGATAGTGGCTATCGATGCGCAAGCAGTAAATCCCCATTCCAATAAACCTCGTTTCCTGTTGATGCTTCCAGAAGGCGAATGGCATGAACTCTCTTTGCTCTTCTCTCACTATTTGATTAAGAAGCAAGGCTTTCCAGTGTTGTATTTGGGGCAGTCGGTACCCATGCAAGATGTGGTGGAAGCTTACCGGCAATGGAATCCCAAATATTTGCTCACAGTCTTGACTTCTTACCCGCCTATCAAAGAAATGCAAGCTTTCATTTATGAGCTTTCCGAAAGCTTCCCAGATTCGAGCGTGCTCATCACCGGGCATAATGTCGTAGGGCAAGGTTGGGAGCTTCC